In Desulfobaculum bizertense DSM 18034, a genomic segment contains:
- a CDS encoding RNA polymerase sigma factor encodes MAWWTRLSQQDDDALMAKVATGSERAFREIVERYQARIYDYARRTVHDGAEAADIAQETFFRLFRQAGRYQGQSSLKGYLFCIARNLCIDHMRRKRPIPVEHVPEQADETTPFVEVDVSDRLRQLEEALESLPETQRTALLLRHREELGNAEIAEAMETTVSAVESLLVRGRKGLHKILPEDFLDV; translated from the coding sequence ATGGCATGGTGGACGCGCCTGTCGCAGCAGGACGATGATGCCCTGATGGCCAAGGTTGCCACAGGGAGTGAACGCGCTTTTCGGGAGATCGTGGAACGATACCAGGCGCGAATCTATGATTACGCGCGGCGAACAGTGCATGACGGTGCCGAAGCCGCAGACATTGCGCAGGAAACATTTTTTCGGCTTTTTCGGCAGGCCGGGCGGTATCAGGGGCAGTCGTCTCTCAAAGGCTATCTGTTCTGCATTGCCCGAAACCTGTGCATTGACCACATGCGCAGAAAGCGCCCCATCCCAGTGGAGCATGTCCCAGAGCAGGCTGATGAGACAACGCCTTTTGTCGAAGTTGATGTAAGTGATCGTTTGCGTCAGCTTGAGGAGGCACTGGAAAGTTTGCCAGAGACACAGCGCACGGCCCTCTTGCTTCGCCACCGTGAAGAGCTGGGCAACGCGGAGATTGCCGAGGCAATGGAAACAACGGTGTCTGCCGTAGAATCCTTGCTAGTTCGAGGGCGCAAGGGCCTTCACAAAATATTGCCAGAAGATTTTTTAGACGTGTAA
- a CDS encoding molybdopterin-guanine dinucleotide biosynthesis protein MobB — translation MKAVGIVGFKKSGKTTLALELGAELKRRGVVAAAAKFSSHSLDRDETDTSRLREVYGSCAGLTEQEAAVFYEGKRFLPDLMPMLLGEVLVVEGGKSLGWLPRIILPKTEDEVALLKPELALGSWGEIDVPGVQRFTDIGELADCVLEKGFALPGLDCGACGNPGCEELAREIVAGRATVADCKSSKGDKLSLKVGGKRVAMNGFVGDMIAASVEGMVDQLKGVGPGEIRLTIKR, via the coding sequence ATGAAAGCTGTAGGTATTGTTGGTTTCAAAAAGAGTGGAAAAACCACGCTGGCCCTTGAACTGGGTGCGGAACTGAAACGACGGGGCGTGGTCGCAGCTGCGGCAAAGTTTTCGAGCCATTCGCTGGACCGGGATGAAACAGATACATCTCGGTTGCGCGAAGTGTATGGCTCCTGTGCGGGGCTGACCGAGCAGGAAGCTGCTGTATTTTATGAAGGGAAACGCTTTTTGCCAGACCTGATGCCGATGCTTTTGGGTGAAGTGCTGGTTGTCGAGGGGGGCAAAAGCCTTGGCTGGCTTCCACGCATTATTCTGCCCAAGACAGAGGATGAGGTTGCTTTGCTCAAACCAGAGCTGGCTCTGGGGAGCTGGGGTGAGATAGACGTTCCCGGCGTGCAGCGTTTTACGGACATTGGCGAACTCGCAGACTGTGTACTGGAAAAAGGTTTTGCCTTGCCCGGTCTGGACTGTGGTGCCTGTGGCAATCCCGGTTGCGAAGAACTGGCTCGCGAGATTGTGGCAGGAAGAGCAACTGTTGCTGACTGTAAATCCAGCAAGGGCGACAAGCTGAGCCTCAAGGTCGGTGGAAAGCGGGTCGCCATGAATGGTTTTGTGGGTGACATGATTGCTGCCTCTGTGGAGGGGATGGTCGACCAGCTTAAAGGTGTTGGTCCGGGAGAGATTCGTCTGACCATTAAGCGCTAG